ATGGCCGCTGTTCGCTACCGGTACTGAGACGCGTCTCGAATATCCGTAAACCGCCTGGTTTTTAAGCAACTTTTCCCTCTGGCGATTGCCATCGACGTGATTAACCCGATAATCGCGCTCCGCAATTATGCGCATTCAAGGGAAGAACATCATGCAAAAATTCATGGCTGAATTACTCGGCACCTTCGTGCTGGTACTGGGCGGCTGCGGCAGTGCCGTACTGGCGGCGGCGTTCCCGCAGCTGGGCATCGGCTTCGCTGGCGTGGCGCTGGCGTTTGGCCTGACCGTGCTGATCATGGCGTACGCGGTAGGCCATATTTCCGGTGGCCACTTCAATCCGGCGGTGACGCTGGGCCTGATTGCTGGCGGACGTTTTCCTCTGTCACAGGCGCTGCCTTATATCATCGCTCAGCTGGCAGGCGCGACGGCTGCCGCCGCGGTGCTCTATCTGGTCGCTTCCGGCCAACCGGGCTTTGACGTTACCGCCAGCGGCTTCGCCAGCAACGGTTTCGCCGAGCATTCGCCGGGCGGTTACAGCTTGTTGGCCGGTATGGTTATCGAGGTGGTGCTGACCGCCGTGTTCCTGATTGTGATCATGGGCGCGACCGACAAAAGCGCACCGGCAGGCTTTGCCCCGATCGCTATCGGTCTGGCACTGACGCTGATTCACCTGGTGAGCATTCCGGTGACCAATACCTCGGTTAACCCGGCGCGCAGCACCGGCGTGGCCCTGTTTCAGGGCACCTGGGCGCTGTCCCAGCTGTGGATGTTCTGGCTGATGCCGATCGTTGGTGCGGTACTTGGTGGTGTGATCTATCGGAATTTACTGCAAAAAGCAGAGGATTAAGCCTGCCCGTTCGCGGATCGACAGCAGTCGATCCGCATTTTCCTCCCCGCCCGGCCCGCCGCGTTTTTCAGCCAGAGTGAAATGTTATGATTTCGTTCCGATGCGCGTTGCCGCACCGGTTTTTGCTATGGCACATCGTTATTCTGATTCTGATTCTAATAAGGACCTAAGGTTATGCTCGCCACCGTTACCCGCCTGTTCCCGCTGTGGGCAGTGCTGCTCTCCGTTGCTGCTTATTACTCTCCCGGTACCTTTCTGGCAATCGGCCCGTGGGTCAGTTATCTACTGATGCTGATCATGTTTGGTATGGGTGTCACCCTGAATATTGGCGATTTCAAACGCGTGCTGACGCGCCCGGCACCGGTGATTGCCGGCACTTTTCTGCACTATCTGGTGATGCCGCTGGCCGCATGGGGGCTGGCGAAGCTGTTTCATATGCCGCCCGACCTCTCTGCCGGCATGATTCTGGTCGGCAGCGTCGCCAGCGGCACTGCCTCCAACGTGATGATCTATCTGGCAAAAGGCGATGTTGCGCTGTCGGTGACCATCTCGTCGGTTTCCGCGCTGGTCGGGGTTTTCGCTACGCCACTGCTGACCCGTTTTTACGTCGATACCCATATTCAGGTCGATGTGGTGGGCATGCTGCTCAGTATCATAAAAATTGTGCTGATACCGATCACCCTGGGACTGATTATCCATCACACGCTGAATGGCGTGGTGCGGCGCGTCGAGCCCTATCTGCCTGCGTTCTCAATGGTCTGCATCCTGCTGATCATCAGCGCAGTAGTGGCGGGCAGTCAGGGCTTTATTGGTTCGGTGGGTCTGGTGGTTATCGCCGCGGTGATGCTGCATAACGCCATTGGCCTGCTTGGCGGTTACTGGGGCGGTAAGCTGTTTGGCTTTGATGAGTCGACCTGCCGCACGCTGGCGCTGGAAGTGGGCATGCAGAACTCCGGTCTGGCGGCGACGCTGGGCAAGCTCTACTTTTCGCCGCTGGCGGCGCTGCCAGGCGCGCTGTTCTCAGTTTGGCACAACCTCTCCGGCTCCTTGCTGGCGGGCTACTGGTCCGGCAAACCGATTAAGAAAAAGTAATCGGCATGACGTAAAAAGGGCGGCCTGAGCCGCCCTTTTTTATTCCTCTTCGCGCTCTTCCGGCGGCTGCTCCAGCACGCTGTAAGCCACGGCGCAAAACAGCGAGTTCAGGCGGTTCATGTCGCCTAACAGGCCCAGATGCAGCGAACTGGTTTCAATGCTCTGCACGTTCTGCTGGTGCAGGCGATTGACGTGGGCATGGGAATAACGCCGGTTAAGCATGCGGAAGCGGTGCTTGGCGCGGCGCAGTTTTTTTGCACTATTGATATCCTGCGACAGAAATACCGACAGGCTAAGCTGTAGGTTCGCCTTGAGCTTCTCCTGCATCGCTTCCAGCTCCTGCAAGCCTTCCGGCGAGAACGCGCGCTGCGTTGCCAGCGATTTGTCCGCCACGTCGCCGCTCATACGCTCCAGCACATCGCCCGCCTGCTCAAGATTGAGCGCCATTTCAATAATCTCCGCCCAGCGCTTCGCCTCGGTCTCTGGCAGATCCTCTTTTGGCATGCGCGCCAGATAGAGCTTGATGGCGGTATAGAGTACGTCGACATCGTCATCCAGCCGCCGTATAACCCGATCTTCCCGCGGCTGGCCGTGCATCACATTATTGAAGGTGTTCAGCATCTGCTCCAGTACATCGCCCATGCGCAGGGTTTCGCGCGCGGCGTTAACCAGCGCCAGCGCAGGCGTATCCAGTGAGCTACGATCGAGATGCTTCGGCTTGATGCGCGCATCGCTCTCGGTATCGTCGGCAATCAGACGCTGGCACAGGCTGGCCATCGGGCCGGCAAACGGCACCATCACCAGACAGCGAATCAGGTTGTAGAAGACGTGAAAGAAGATCACCAACTCTTCATCGTTGACCGGCAGCCGATCGAGCTGCGGCGCCAGCACGTGGATAAAGGGCAGCACAATAATGCAGCCGATAAACTTAAACAGCAGGCTGCCCAGCGCCACGCGTTTGCCCGCCGCGTTGGAGCCGCTGTTGTTGATCATCGCCAACAGGCCGCTGCCCAGGTTAGCGCCCACCACCAGACAGAGCGCGACCTGAAAGCTAATCACGTTGGTGGCGGTGAGCGTCGCGGTGATCAGCACCGCAGCCAGGCTGGAGTAACTGATAATGGCAAACACC
The sequence above is drawn from the Duffyella gerundensis genome and encodes:
- the panS gene encoding ketopantoate/pantoate/pantothenate transporter PanS; the encoded protein is MLATVTRLFPLWAVLLSVAAYYSPGTFLAIGPWVSYLLMLIMFGMGVTLNIGDFKRVLTRPAPVIAGTFLHYLVMPLAAWGLAKLFHMPPDLSAGMILVGSVASGTASNVMIYLAKGDVALSVTISSVSALVGVFATPLLTRFYVDTHIQVDVVGMLLSIIKIVLIPITLGLIIHHTLNGVVRRVEPYLPAFSMVCILLIISAVVAGSQGFIGSVGLVVIAAVMLHNAIGLLGGYWGGKLFGFDESTCRTLALEVGMQNSGLAATLGKLYFSPLAALPGALFSVWHNLSGSLLAGYWSGKPIKKK
- the aqpZ gene encoding aquaporin Z, with the protein product MQKFMAELLGTFVLVLGGCGSAVLAAAFPQLGIGFAGVALAFGLTVLIMAYAVGHISGGHFNPAVTLGLIAGGRFPLSQALPYIIAQLAGATAAAAVLYLVASGQPGFDVTASGFASNGFAEHSPGGYSLLAGMVIEVVLTAVFLIVIMGATDKSAPAGFAPIAIGLALTLIHLVSIPVTNTSVNPARSTGVALFQGTWALSQLWMFWLMPIVGAVLGGVIYRNLLQKAED
- a CDS encoding Na/Pi cotransporter family protein, encoding MLTLLNLLSAVALLVWGTHIVRSGIMRVFGADLRRVLSRSIDKKPMAFLAGIGVTALVQSSNATTLLVTSFVAQGLMGLTPALVTILGADVGTALMARILTFDLSWLSPLFILFGVIFFLGRKQSRAGQLGRASIGLGLILLALQLIVEAARPITQASGVQVIFSSLTGDILLDALIGAVFAIISYSSLAAVLITATLTATNVISFQVALCLVVGANLGSGLLAMINNSGSNAAGKRVALGSLLFKFIGCIIVLPFIHVLAPQLDRLPVNDEELVIFFHVFYNLIRCLVMVPFAGPMASLCQRLIADDTESDARIKPKHLDRSSLDTPALALVNAARETLRMGDVLEQMLNTFNNVMHGQPREDRVIRRLDDDVDVLYTAIKLYLARMPKEDLPETEAKRWAEIIEMALNLEQAGDVLERMSGDVADKSLATQRAFSPEGLQELEAMQEKLKANLQLSLSVFLSQDINSAKKLRRAKHRFRMLNRRYSHAHVNRLHQQNVQSIETSSLHLGLLGDMNRLNSLFCAVAYSVLEQPPEEREEE